The Candidatus Eremiobacterota bacterium genome has a window encoding:
- a CDS encoding histidine phosphatase family protein, which yields MSRPDPLDELGLSLRRGAAELHVVRHADAVPESDEAFTIYDDYEAHPLSARGRAQAAAVAQRFTALDVIAVYSSPVRRARETAEAIAEVTGVAVREEPGVREIAIGPVDDELKLRERLAWLAMVAMRDGSWEGIPGTETSTAVRTRVLGALDAIAVRHPGERVAVVSHAGAINAALGAIASSDHDFLFPLANASVSVVRIGNNRRLLMSANETAHLAAIPSRSAR from the coding sequence GTGAGCCGGCCCGATCCGCTCGACGAGCTGGGCCTGTCGCTACGGCGCGGCGCGGCGGAGCTGCACGTCGTGCGCCACGCCGACGCGGTTCCGGAGTCGGACGAGGCGTTCACGATCTACGACGACTACGAAGCGCACCCGCTCAGCGCACGCGGCCGCGCGCAGGCCGCCGCGGTCGCGCAGCGCTTCACCGCGCTCGACGTGATCGCGGTCTACTCGAGCCCGGTCCGGCGCGCGCGCGAGACCGCCGAGGCGATCGCCGAAGTCACCGGCGTCGCGGTGCGCGAGGAGCCCGGGGTGCGCGAGATCGCGATCGGCCCGGTCGACGACGAGCTGAAACTGCGCGAGCGGCTGGCGTGGCTGGCGATGGTCGCGATGCGCGACGGCTCGTGGGAAGGTATCCCCGGCACCGAGACGTCGACCGCGGTGCGGACGCGCGTGCTCGGCGCGCTCGACGCGATCGCGGTGCGCCATCCCGGCGAGCGGGTCGCCGTCGTCTCGCACGCCGGCGCGATCAACGCCGCGCTCGGCGCGATCGCCTCCAGCGATCATGACTTTCTGTTCCCGCTGGCGAACGCGTCGGTCTCCGTCGTGCGCATCGGCAACAACCGGCGCCTGCTGATGAGCGCGAACGAGACGGCGCACCTGGCGGCGATTCCCTCGCGGAGCGCGCGATGA
- a CDS encoding peptidase S8: MALLTLAALAGCGGAGASPARHFAAASGVMRAAHDASTADPGEAAAGLPGEAAAGLPGEAAAGLPGEAAAGLPGEAAAGLPGESAAGLPGETPAGLPGSTFACPGIPASGQAACTMAVNTNVPPVANAALPAAAIPGLHPVDLQSAYGLPSQNAGGTVAVVDAFDDPTAESDLAVYRTAFGLPACTGANGCFRKVDQRGQTGAYPATSVAWAQETALDLEMVSAACPRCSILLVEADSASLDDLGAGVDTAAAYGAAAISNSYYAIEWKTESNEDVHYRHNGIAVTASSGDRGYPSYPAASRYVTAVGGTTLTGGPGNWTEGPWKYTGHGCSAMIWRPRWQPGPCRGRSTVDMAAIADPQTGVATFSTQGGGWFVAGGTSVGAPLVAAAYALSGVPAGPWFSYARPTGFHPIGGGGYQPITGLGSPNGVVAL, encoded by the coding sequence TTGGCGCTTCTGACCCTCGCAGCACTTGCAGGCTGCGGCGGAGCGGGTGCCTCGCCTGCACGTCACTTCGCCGCAGCCAGCGGGGTCATGCGCGCTGCGCACGACGCCTCGACCGCCGATCCGGGTGAAGCAGCAGCCGGACTTCCGGGCGAGGCCGCTGCGGGACTTCCGGGCGAAGCGGCTGCGGGTCTCCCCGGCGAGGCGGCCGCGGGACTCCCGGGCGAGGCGGCCGCCGGGCTTCCGGGAGAGTCCGCCGCGGGTCTGCCGGGCGAGACTCCCGCCGGCCTGCCGGGCAGCACGTTCGCGTGCCCGGGAATTCCGGCGAGCGGCCAGGCTGCGTGCACGATGGCCGTCAACACGAACGTCCCGCCGGTCGCGAACGCAGCGCTGCCCGCCGCGGCGATCCCCGGGCTGCATCCGGTGGACCTGCAGAGCGCCTACGGGCTGCCGTCGCAGAATGCTGGCGGGACGGTCGCGGTCGTCGACGCGTTCGACGATCCGACGGCCGAGTCGGACTTGGCGGTCTACCGCACAGCCTTCGGGCTGCCCGCGTGCACCGGCGCGAACGGGTGCTTCCGCAAGGTCGACCAGCGCGGGCAGACCGGCGCGTATCCGGCGACCAGCGTCGCGTGGGCGCAAGAGACGGCCCTGGACCTGGAGATGGTCTCGGCGGCGTGCCCGCGCTGCTCGATCCTGCTCGTCGAGGCCGATTCGGCGTCGCTCGACGACCTCGGCGCGGGCGTCGACACGGCGGCCGCCTACGGCGCCGCGGCGATCAGCAACAGCTACTATGCCATCGAGTGGAAGACCGAGTCGAACGAGGACGTCCACTATCGCCACAACGGCATCGCCGTGACGGCGAGCTCCGGCGACCGCGGCTACCCGAGCTACCCGGCCGCCTCGCGCTACGTCACGGCGGTCGGCGGTACGACCCTGACCGGCGGCCCCGGCAATTGGACCGAGGGGCCGTGGAAGTACACCGGCCACGGCTGCAGCGCGATGATCTGGCGGCCGCGCTGGCAGCCCGGTCCGTGCCGCGGCCGCTCCACGGTCGACATGGCGGCGATCGCCGACCCGCAGACCGGCGTCGCGACCTTCAGCACCCAGGGCGGCGGCTGGTTCGTAGCCGGCGGCACCAGCGTCGGCGCGCCGCTGGTCGCCGCGGCGTACGCGCTTTCGGGCGTCCCGGCCGGACCGTGGTTCTCGTACGCGCGCCCGACGGGTTTCCACCCGATCGGCGGCGGCGGATACCAGCCGATCACCGGGCTCGGCTCGCCGAACGGGGTGGTCGCGCTCTAG
- a CDS encoding S8/S53 family peptidase — protein sequence MKRLVAAAIALGIAATGCSGARSASALLPVSGLQFGDGTMSLSRAGAHSTRAPKDAAAAPAGWSSTATQAFSLKNATDLGALDPSKTLTVRLGLQLHNVDALKQAVQSRAKLSPAQIKASYGPTADEVAKVTTYLQSQGLSNVVVEPNNVLISASGSAGAIAKAFNTTLHGFSVNGATVFANTAPAYVPSTLNGIVVAVLGLNDVKTYNVAPRKGTLAINHAPAATSATAPQPESPCAISSVFIVGLPSPQPIPTPQAYTTGCPRNYTPSDYWRAYDVNSSPAASSVNVAIMTEGNPRPAIDAFRINEQGDGLPQVPVVLKQVGLASPDVNPVAIDEWTLDMTASTGMAGAVNTLYVYATTSLTDSDIALMYNHWVTDDLAPIGNSSFGGCEVYQYVDGAMLIDDEVLLEGAAQGQTMFASTGDTGSFCSVGNPNGVPGGAPLMEYPAASPYVVAVGGTTLWSQVDGSYQGESAWNAGGGGVSQFEYSPYWQNGVQPASSTPVGLTFRGLPDVAMDADIQTGMIIYLADQGWTVIGGTSLASPLAAGMWARMLQQHSNVGFAAPALYHAFAVSNPGNKYVGPPPTISVGPFHDVISGSNGAFTATPNYDYTTGLGSVDVDALNAVIGS from the coding sequence ATGAAGAGACTCGTCGCCGCCGCGATCGCCCTGGGGATCGCCGCCACCGGATGCTCGGGAGCGCGCAGCGCGAGCGCGCTGCTGCCGGTGAGCGGCTTGCAGTTCGGCGACGGCACGATGTCGCTCTCGCGGGCGGGCGCGCACTCGACCCGCGCGCCGAAGGACGCCGCCGCCGCGCCCGCCGGCTGGTCGAGCACCGCGACGCAGGCCTTCAGCCTCAAGAACGCGACCGACCTCGGCGCGCTCGATCCTTCGAAGACGCTCACCGTCCGGCTCGGCTTGCAACTGCACAACGTCGATGCGCTCAAGCAGGCGGTGCAGTCCCGCGCGAAGCTCTCGCCGGCGCAGATCAAAGCCTCGTACGGCCCGACCGCCGACGAGGTCGCAAAGGTGACGACCTACTTGCAGAGCCAGGGCTTGAGCAACGTCGTGGTCGAGCCGAACAACGTGCTGATCAGCGCGAGCGGGAGCGCGGGTGCGATCGCCAAGGCGTTCAACACGACGCTGCACGGCTTCAGCGTGAACGGCGCGACGGTCTTCGCGAACACCGCGCCCGCGTACGTGCCCAGTACGTTGAACGGCATCGTCGTCGCGGTCCTCGGCTTGAACGACGTGAAGACGTACAACGTCGCGCCGCGCAAGGGGACGCTGGCGATCAACCACGCGCCGGCGGCCACCTCCGCGACCGCGCCGCAGCCCGAGTCGCCGTGCGCGATCTCTAGCGTCTTCATCGTCGGGCTGCCCTCGCCGCAGCCGATTCCGACGCCACAAGCGTACACGACGGGCTGCCCGCGCAACTACACGCCTTCGGACTACTGGCGCGCGTACGACGTCAACTCGTCGCCGGCCGCCAGCAGCGTGAACGTCGCGATCATGACCGAGGGGAATCCGCGGCCGGCGATCGACGCCTTCCGTATCAACGAGCAGGGTGACGGGCTGCCGCAAGTTCCGGTCGTCCTCAAGCAAGTCGGGCTGGCGAGTCCCGACGTCAACCCGGTCGCGATCGACGAGTGGACGCTCGACATGACTGCTTCGACCGGGATGGCCGGTGCGGTGAACACGCTGTACGTCTACGCGACCACCTCGCTGACGGACTCCGACATCGCGCTGATGTACAACCACTGGGTCACCGACGACCTCGCGCCGATCGGCAACTCCTCGTTCGGCGGCTGCGAAGTCTACCAGTACGTCGACGGCGCGATGCTGATCGACGACGAAGTCCTGTTGGAAGGCGCCGCGCAAGGGCAGACGATGTTCGCCTCGACCGGCGACACGGGATCCTTCTGCTCGGTAGGCAATCCCAACGGCGTTCCGGGCGGCGCGCCGCTGATGGAATATCCCGCGGCCTCGCCGTACGTGGTTGCGGTCGGCGGCACCACGCTGTGGTCGCAGGTCGACGGTAGCTATCAAGGCGAGTCGGCATGGAACGCGGGCGGCGGCGGGGTGAGCCAGTTCGAGTACTCGCCATACTGGCAGAACGGCGTGCAGCCCGCCAGCTCGACGCCGGTCGGCCTCACCTTCCGCGGTCTCCCCGACGTCGCGATGGACGCCGACATCCAGACCGGGATGATCATCTATCTCGCCGATCAGGGCTGGACCGTGATCGGCGGCACGAGCCTGGCCTCGCCGCTCGCCGCGGGAATGTGGGCGCGCATGCTGCAGCAGCATTCGAACGTCGGCTTCGCAGCGCCGGCGCTCTACCACGCGTTTGCGGTCAGCAACCCCGGCAACAAGTACGTCGGGCCGCCGCCGACGATCAGCGTCGGGCCGTTCCACGACGTGATCAGCGGCTCGAACGGTGCGTTCACCGCAACGCCGAACTACGACTACACCACCGGGCTGGGCAGCGTCGACGTCGACGCGTTGAATGCGGTGATCGGGTCCTAA
- a CDS encoding phosphotransferase family protein, which translates to MSAQPFDDPETIEVRPEEQLDTTRLEPYLREQLEGADGPLAIRQFGGGHANLTYLVRFGAREWVLRRPPLGPLARGAHDMRREHRVLSTLYQGYPLAPRSFLLCTDHTIIGADFFVMERRHGIGLRQTIPEPWAHQPEVLRGIGETLIDDLAALHAVDAASVGLGDLGKPEGYVERQLNGWIERWYNALTPDVGPAEPFTGWLRQTMPPERRTVILHNDYKLDNTLRDAHDPRRTVAVLDWDMCTRGEPLMDLGYLLGLWAQKEDAGWLHGRMPTWLDGFPTRREAADRYARKSGFDVGDLHWYVVFSVFRYAVILQQIYIRYVRGQTHDERFKDFGPAVNQLTQRGLDLIESGDL; encoded by the coding sequence ATGAGCGCGCAGCCGTTCGACGATCCCGAGACGATCGAGGTTCGGCCCGAAGAGCAGCTCGACACGACGCGGCTCGAGCCGTACCTGCGCGAGCAGCTCGAGGGCGCGGACGGACCGCTGGCGATCCGGCAGTTCGGCGGCGGCCATGCGAACCTGACGTACTTGGTGCGGTTCGGCGCGCGCGAGTGGGTGCTGCGCCGCCCGCCGCTCGGCCCCCTCGCGCGCGGCGCGCACGACATGCGGCGCGAGCACCGCGTCCTCTCGACGTTGTACCAGGGCTACCCGCTCGCGCCGCGCAGCTTTCTGCTGTGCACGGATCACACCATCATCGGGGCGGACTTCTTCGTGATGGAGCGGCGCCACGGCATCGGCTTGCGGCAGACGATTCCCGAGCCGTGGGCGCACCAGCCCGAGGTGCTGCGCGGGATCGGCGAGACGCTGATCGACGATCTCGCCGCGCTGCACGCGGTCGACGCGGCGAGCGTGGGCCTCGGCGATCTCGGCAAGCCCGAAGGCTACGTCGAGCGCCAGCTCAACGGCTGGATCGAGCGCTGGTACAACGCGCTGACCCCCGACGTCGGCCCGGCCGAACCGTTCACCGGCTGGCTGCGGCAGACGATGCCGCCCGAGCGGCGCACGGTGATCCTGCACAACGACTACAAGCTCGACAACACGCTGCGCGACGCGCACGACCCGCGCCGCACCGTCGCCGTCCTCGACTGGGACATGTGCACGCGCGGCGAGCCGCTGATGGATCTCGGCTACCTGCTCGGCCTGTGGGCGCAGAAAGAGGACGCGGGCTGGCTGCACGGCCGCATGCCGACCTGGCTGGACGGCTTCCCGACCCGCCGCGAAGCCGCCGACCGCTACGCGCGCAAGAGCGGCTTCGACGTCGGCGACCTGCACTGGTACGTCGTCTTCAGCGTCTTTCGCTACGCGGTGATCCTGCAGCAGATCTACATCCGCTACGTCCGCGGCCAGACCCACGACGAGCGCTTCAAAGACTTCGGCCCCGCGGTGAACCAGCTCACCCAGCGCGGCCTCGACCTCATCGAAAGCGGCGACCTTTAG
- a CDS encoding acyl-CoA dehydrogenase family protein has protein sequence MTTTTAPASALLDRLRSFMESDVYPNEHVYEEQLRSGPTPWMQPPVMDELQAKARALGLWNLFLPEPEWGAGLTNREYAPLCEIMGRSHIAPEVFNCSAPDTGNMEVFARYGSDAHKERWLKPLLNAEIRSGFSMTEPAVASSDATNISAEILRDGDEYVINGRKWWTSGAGHPRCKVLIFMGRSDPHAPPHRQHTMTVVPLDAPGVKVLRTLSVFGYDHAPHGHAEIDFENVRIPAADVLVGEGYGFEIAQGRLGPGRIHHCMRAIGLAERALEALVKRVKERTAFGRPLAEQGVIMQWIAESRIEIDQTRLLVYDAAEKLDAHGNKVARNELAMVKVAAANMACRVVDRAIQAFGARGVSPDEELAAMYAHARTLRLVDGPDEVHLRSIAKHELQKPSR, from the coding sequence ATGACGACCACGACCGCGCCCGCCTCGGCCCTGCTCGACCGCCTGCGGTCGTTCATGGAGTCGGACGTCTACCCGAACGAGCACGTCTACGAGGAACAGCTGCGCAGCGGGCCGACGCCGTGGATGCAGCCGCCGGTCATGGACGAGTTGCAGGCGAAAGCGCGCGCGCTGGGCCTGTGGAACTTGTTCTTGCCCGAACCGGAATGGGGCGCGGGGCTCACCAACCGCGAGTACGCGCCGCTGTGCGAGATCATGGGCCGCTCGCACATCGCGCCGGAAGTCTTCAACTGCAGCGCGCCCGACACCGGAAACATGGAAGTCTTCGCGCGCTACGGCAGCGACGCGCACAAGGAGCGCTGGCTCAAGCCGCTGCTGAACGCCGAGATTCGCTCCGGTTTCTCGATGACCGAGCCGGCCGTCGCCTCGTCGGACGCGACGAACATCAGCGCCGAGATCCTGCGCGACGGCGACGAGTACGTGATCAACGGCCGCAAGTGGTGGACCTCGGGCGCCGGCCATCCGCGCTGCAAAGTCTTGATCTTCATGGGCCGTTCGGATCCGCACGCGCCGCCACACCGGCAGCACACGATGACCGTCGTCCCGCTCGACGCGCCCGGCGTGAAGGTGCTGCGCACGCTCTCGGTGTTCGGCTACGACCACGCGCCGCACGGGCACGCCGAGATCGACTTCGAGAACGTGCGCATTCCCGCCGCCGACGTGCTGGTCGGCGAAGGCTACGGCTTCGAGATCGCGCAAGGCCGGCTCGGTCCCGGCCGCATCCACCACTGCATGCGCGCGATCGGGCTCGCCGAGCGCGCGCTTGAAGCGCTGGTGAAGCGCGTCAAGGAGCGCACCGCGTTCGGCCGGCCGCTCGCAGAGCAAGGCGTGATCATGCAGTGGATAGCCGAGTCACGGATCGAGATCGATCAGACCCGGCTGCTGGTCTACGACGCCGCCGAGAAGCTGGACGCACACGGCAACAAGGTCGCGCGCAACGAGCTCGCGATGGTGAAGGTCGCGGCGGCGAACATGGCGTGCCGCGTCGTCGACCGCGCGATTCAGGCCTTCGGCGCGCGCGGCGTCAGCCCCGACGAAGAGCTCGCCGCGATGTACGCGCACGCGCGCACGCTGCGGCTCGTCGACGGCCCCGACGAAGTCCACCTGCGCTCGATCGCCAAGCACGAGCTGCAAAAGCCGAGCCGGTGA